In Streptantibioticus cattleyicolor NRRL 8057 = DSM 46488, a genomic segment contains:
- a CDS encoding cation transporter — MTRVDAAARPVLLRRGFALEYATLAWNVAGLVVLAVAAVAARSVALAGFGMDSLIEIGASVVVIRELSGGGEERRRGALRLLGAGFGLLALYLLAQSTFVLAVGFRPRPSALGTGWTAATAVVMFALAWGKARVGAALDDPVLRTEGRVTLVDGLLALAVLLGLVLNGVVGWWWADPAAGYVLVCYAVREVRDVLAAGRDRAAPAR, encoded by the coding sequence GTGCTGCTGCGCCGGGGCTTCGCCCTGGAGTACGCGACGCTGGCCTGGAACGTGGCCGGCCTCGTGGTGCTCGCCGTCGCGGCGGTCGCGGCGAGGTCGGTGGCGCTGGCCGGGTTCGGGATGGACTCGCTGATCGAGATCGGCGCCTCGGTCGTGGTGATCCGGGAGCTGTCCGGCGGCGGGGAGGAGCGCCGGCGCGGGGCGCTGCGGTTGCTCGGCGCCGGGTTCGGGCTGCTGGCGCTGTATCTGCTGGCGCAGTCCACGTTCGTGCTGGCCGTCGGTTTCCGTCCGCGTCCCTCGGCGCTGGGCACCGGCTGGACGGCCGCCACCGCCGTGGTGATGTTCGCCCTGGCGTGGGGCAAGGCCCGCGTCGGGGCGGCGCTGGACGATCCGGTGCTCAGGACGGAGGGCCGGGTCACCCTGGTCGACGGTCTGCTCGCCCTCGCCGTGCTGCTCGGTCTCGTGCTCAACGGCGTGGTCGGCTGGTGGTGGGCCGATCCGGCCGCCGGTTACGTGCTGGTCTGCTATGCGGTGCGCGAGGTGCGGGACGTCCTCGCCGCCGGCCGCGACCGGGCGGCCCCGGCGCGCTGA